A window of Stutzerimonas stutzeri genomic DNA:
GCCAGTGCTTCTTGATCGCCCCGACTAGCTCCGGCGTTACCGGGACCATCCGCACCCGCTTGGACTTGGTATTGGCGAAGACCAGGGCATTGCCTCGAATCCGCTCCGGTCGAAGCGCTTGAGCCTCACCCCACCTCGCCCCGGTCGCCAAGCAGATCCGCGCCACCATCGCCGGATGCGGAGACGTGGTCCGCGCCTGGAGTGCATCGAGCAGCTCGGAGATCTGCGGCTTGGTCAGGTAGGCCAAGGGCCGTTCCTGCAACCGAACCGGACGGATACGTGTGAACGGACAGGGATAGTCGATCACGTCGAGTTTGTGCAGCTCGTTGTAAACCGCTTTCAGGTAGCCAAGGCGATTGTTCGCCGTCTTGCCGGTGACGCCAGCTGACATCCAACGCGCGCGTGTGGCGGCGATCTTCGCACCATCGACCATACGAGCTATCGGGTCGCCCATCGCCTTTGCACACGCCCGCAGGATCGCCACACGCCGAACGCCATCGGAGAGCGAGACGCCGTGGAGATCGAACCACAGCTCGACCAGCTCTGACAGCCTGCGTTTATCCTTTGGCCGCGGTGCCCAATCGTTGGATTCGCTGCACTTGGCTCGACAGGTCGCCTCGAAGCGCATTGCCTCGGCCTTGGTCTTCAGCGTCTTGCGAAACCGCTTGCCCTTGACCGGCTCAACATCGACCCGCCAGCGACCGTCAGAGAGCTGCTGGATCGCCATCAGACTGCTCTACCCCATCGAACGTGACGCTCTTGAAGCAACGTTTTGATGTGCTTGTATAGATCACGCTCGCTCATATCCTTGGCGGCGTAGTGGTCACGAATGACCGGCCAGCATTCCCATTCCTTCAGTCGATCAAATGCGGTTTTAGCGCCCACTCGCTCCCGTGCCAGCAGGCTTACGAAGTTTCCCAGGAATAGCTCCACGTTCTTGCCCGAGAAGCCCCGTGAGGTCTTGTAGTAGCGCTTGTATTCCGTTTCATCGACCAGGGAATCGACCGCCACGTCGACCCGCACGTCATCACGCATAAGCGTCCAGATCGGCTCGTACTGCCCAGGGCGATGCAGCAACTTGAACTGGCACAGCCCGTAGCGCCACAGGCCGTCCAAGTGAGCGGAGAACGCCGCAAACGAATCCGTCTCGATGGCCTCGCCGGTCTTGGCACTGATCGACCCGCTGGCGAACTGCTGGATGACCGAATGGTGATAGCGCAGCTCGACCCGCCAGACGTCCGCCTCAGGATCGTAGTTATCAGGATCGGCCGCATCGAACGAATCCCGGCGACGCCAGACGCTTTCCCAGAAGTCGAGCTTATCGGTCGCGCGGGCCTGTTCGGTTTTGTTGTAGATGCAGAGCTGAACGCCACCAGCCGAGCCGAACATGGACGTTTCGCCCCGACCGTAGACGCTGGACTTGGTCGCCCAGTTGATCTCGTTGATACCGGAAATATCCCGGTGCGTCCGCGCGCGACAGTGCAGGCGTGCCACCAGATCGACAGGAGGCTTCCAGCCCTGGAGATCCAACGCCAGATGGACAGCGCACTGGTTGCGTTCGCGGTGTGTCATCACGGCTGCGGCGTAGTAGTCCATCCGCTCTTGCAAACGCTCAGGCGACAGCGCGTCGATCGCGTGCGGTGACACTTCGATTTTCAAGTGCGGGCCAATGTTCTCGAGCTTGGCGTTGAAGTTCTTGATGAGCAGGATGAACCCGAGGTCAGCGTTCTGCAGCTTGTACTGGTAGCCCGAGTCCCGCCCTACCCGTCCGGCGTGCCAGAACTCCCCGGCGAACTCGACCATGACGCCCGGTTTCTCGAACAGCGCCATGATTTCCGGCCGGATCAGTCCTCGGTACAGCTGGCGGACCGTATCGACGCCGCAACGCAGCAAGCGAACGCCCGACAGGTCAGTCAGCTTGGCCGAATGGCTATCGAAGAACAGTCGCCCGGTTGGGGTTTCCTGAAAGTTCTGATCAACACGAATTTGGTCTTTAACGCTCATCTTCTTCTGCTCCAAATTGCAACGAATTGACACTGTCCAGTTGGGTTTATCTGACGTGTTACAGGGACGTCAGCGCGCGCGTTTGCACGCCGGCTCGTGCCTCGCCGCGCGTGCAAAGAGCGCGGAGCGCACGCGCGCTGACGGTCATCACCACAGGAATTTCCCCTTCTAATAGGGCACCACGACCACGGACGAGCCTTTAGGGGCTGACTGCAGGCCGCTGGCGACCGCCCGCTCAAATGCTGGAGGCGGATTGCTGGCCTGCATGGGCGCTTGTGGTGGTTGTGGATCAGGCTTGGTGTCGTCGAAGTAGCCGTTTTGCACCACCGACATGCAGAAGCCGAACGACACATCCAGGCGCGTGCCTTGCTGGGTGTTGCACCGGCACCCCGTCAGCCCTTCATCGCTGTCGCCGACCTGCATGCGCTTGTAGTTGCGGGCGATCAGGTCGCGATCGGTGGTGGCGATGCACACGGGCTTCGGGAAGGTCTGCGGTCCGGTCAGTGCGTCATACACCGGCGCCGATGCCGGCAGGTCCTGCACCCTGGGCACGCGCTTGCCCAGGTACTGCTCGACGGTGATCGGTGCGGCCTGTTCGGTGCCGGCGCTGGGTCGGATGAAGGCGCCGACCGTATCCCGCACCTGATCGACCATGCTGCCGGCCGGCGCGCTGCTGGCTGTCGCGGCTTGCGCTTTCTCGGTGTTGTAGCGTTCATAGGCGCGGTAGACGAGGATGCCTGCACCGATTAGCACGCAGATGGCCAGGATGAACTTGGTCGGCACCTTGGCCTGGAAGTGGTGCTTGGCGTTGCTGCTGGTGTAGGCGCCGAAGTAGCGCTTATCCAGGCGCAGCGACTTCTTGTCGGCATCCTTGAAGCTGGTTTTCAGCTCGACCTTTTCCACCACCACTTCCGACTCGAAGCGCAGCAGCTGAGCGGACTTGAAAACGCGCCAGTAGTGGATGTGGGTGTTGCACAGGCGGCGCAGGTGCACATCCAGATAGCGCGGGTCCTGGGTAACAAGGTGCACTTCGTGGCCCTGGTGGCGCATGGTCTCGAAGCGGGTGATGTGCTCCGGTGGCCGCGCCCTGGGATCGCGTGAGCCGAACCAGCCCTGCGCTTCGTCCACGACGATGATCGAGTCGTTGGGCAGCTCGAACCACTTTTCAGGATCTTCGAACTCGAACCACTGCGCTTGCAGTTGATCGGGTTTGAGGCCGTTGATGTTGTGGAAGTAGACGACACGGCCTTCGGCGTGGGCCTTCTGGTCCACTTCACGAATAGTGTTCAGGGTCTTGCCATGGCCGGGCTTGCCGGTACGGATAACGAGCATGACGGCGCCTCCTTATGCGTCGATAGAGGTGCCGCCCGGCTTGCGCCAGACCTGATTGCGGCGACGGTCGGTTGCCTTGTCGATCCCGGCAAGCATGAAGCGCGTCGAGATGGCGGCGAAATACAGGTTCACCACCACATCGAACTTGGCCAGCCCGAGAACCCCCTGGATCACCGGCCCGACATCCCCCATCAGGCCGAACAGGTAGCTTTGCGCCTGGCCGATGATGAGGTTGAAGCCGACATAGGAGACGAAGCCGAAACCGATCATTTTCAGCACCATCTTCACCAGCGGACCGAGGATGATGACGAGCATCTGCACGATGAATAGAAACTGCATTATTGGCCTCCTACGGCGCGGCCCACGTACAGGGCAGCGAGAACGGTAGCCACGGCCACGAACAGGCCGCTCAGGTCACTGGCGGCGCGGCAAAGCGGCTCATAGCTGAGTTCAAAAGAGCGCCCTCCAGCAGTGCGCAAGGTGAAAGTCTCTGCAGCGGGACAGCTAGAAGGAAGGAAACGGGTGCCTTGGTTGATGAAAGACGGCAGTTCGATTTCAGCGCCTTCTTCGAGCTTGAACTTGTCGCCCTGGACGGCCGATTCGATGGCGGATTCGTGTTTCTGAAAATCGGCCTGCTCTTCGGCATGGCAGCGCAGCGCCTTCTGCTGGCGGAGGATGGCGCACTGGACCGCATCGCCTTCGCAACTCAGGGCCGCATCGCAGGGCTCGCCGCCGACGCTGGACTTACTATCTTCGTCCTCGCCTTCGCCTTCACCCCCGCCATTTCCTGAACCGCTACCGCCTGATCCACCGCCACCATCCCCAGAGCCGTCACCGTCACCGGAGCCGTCGCCATCTCCACCCCCATCGCCAGATCCACCGCCATCAGATCCGCCCCCCGAGCTGCCGCCACCCGAACCACCACCACCCGAACCATCGTCGGGATCATTAGGGTCGGCTGGGTCGCTCGGGTCTGTCGGGGGATTAGGATCCGGCGGCGTATTTGGGGAGCAAAAGGTGCCGTTATAGGTGTAACCCGCAGGGCACTTGTTATCAGTATCCGGGGGCGGTGTGTCGTCGGGATTCTGCGTGTCGCCCGCCGTGGGATTACCCGGACTTTGCAGCGTGCTTTCACTGCACTGGATGCCGTTTCCGCTGTACGAGTACACCCCGAACACGCCGGGCGGATTGCCGCTGCTGTAGACGTAGACGTTGGAAGCCGGTGTATAGGTGAAGGCGTACTGGCAGCCGTTGCCGCAAACAGACCCCGGAGGGTCAATAGTCGGCTGGCCTACTGAGGCCTTCATCAGGTGTTCGTGGCTGACTGTCTGGCCGTTCGTGGTCTCACATTGGTTGGGCGCTGGCGCATCTACGCAGCGCCCTAGATCCCAATCCCACTGCTGAGCTGTGGTGCAATTGATCGCATAACGAAGCGTTTGAAAAAGAACCGGGCCGTTGTACTGATGACAGTCATATCGCGCGTCATCAATTTTGCTGACGTAGCTGACATTGGCGTTTACTACTTTGCACGACTCAAGCGGCGTCGGCTTGGGTACGCCACCCGAGTAGTTCACCCTCCAGAAGAACTCTTCAGCCCCTGCTAGCCCTGGCACTAACGCAGTGATGAACAGGACGCAGATCCAGATTGATCGCATGATTACACCCGCCCAAAAAACACGAGATAAAACGCCAGGGTGGTGAGGATCAGGACGTACAGTTCGTAGCTCATGGCGTTTCCCTGGAAGAGAAAACCCCGCCGGAGCGGGGTTTGTTTGCTTCGGCACATGCAGTGCGCGGTTCCCGTTACAGGGCGCGGCGCATGTACTTGAACGCCATCGCGGCGATGATCACCGCGAACACCGCCCAGCCGATGGTTCCAACGTCAGTGCCGGCGGTATCCAGCGCCGCGGTGGCTTCAGCCGGGACGGCCGCGTAGACGGAGCCGGCTACAGCCGAGAGAGCAACGGCAGCGCCGAGGCCGATTTTCTTGATGAAGTGCTTGTTCAGTTGCATGGGTGATACCTCACTGTTTCAGGGCTTTTTTCAGGACCAGGAAGCCGAACACGGTGGCGAACAGAACAATCGCTTCGCCTTGCAGCTCGGAGACTTGGTCCCAGGTGAGTGCAGAGCCGTAGAGGCTTTGCATTTCCTCGACCGTGAGCGCGACCAGCGAGCCGGAGCAGATGGGCGAGCCATCGGCGCCTTGCAGCCAGTCACCGTCACAGGCGAGGAAATTCATTCGCCGGCCTGCTCAAGGTCGGCGGGTTGTTCGGAGGGTTCGCAGTCAGGGCAGACGGCGAAGTGGGGCGGCAGGCTGAGGTCCGGCAGCAGGTCGCTTTGCGGCGCGGGCAGCGCCATGAGCTTGCCCATGTCGTTGCCGCAGCAGTCGCAGTACACCCGATCATCGATCAGCATGGCCGCCCCTCCCGGTTAGTTGGCCTTGGCCGGGTCGCCAGCTTTGGCCTGGGGTTGAGCTGGGGTGCGCGGGGTTTCGGCAGCGGCGCGGGTCTGGACGGCTTCGAGCTGGAGCGCCAGATTCTTGCCCTTGTTCTGGCCACCACGGGCAATCTCGAAGTGGATGCGCACCAGTTGCAGCGGCTCGAACTTGGCGCCGGCTGCGAAGATTTCGTCGGCTACTTCGTCCGCTGCTGCCATGCCGATAATCGACAGGCCGTGTTCGGTCTTGCCGTCCGGCTCATCGCCGTAGAAGACCTTGATGTACTTCTGGCCCGCTTCACCGTCGAAGCGTTGAGTGCCGAGAAATGCAACTTCCATAGTCGAACGTGCCATCTTGGGTTTCCTCTCTCTAGTTGCGCTTTATTGCGCTGCTTTGCTTTCTGCAGGCCGAGCGATCCCGAACGAGTGAAAAAGCAATTTCACTGCGACCGGCTTGTTACTTGGCTTGCGGGTTATCTATAGCTGTATTTAAACGCTCTTGGAACAACTATTTATCAAGTATTAAAAGATTCAATACTTCATTTTTTAATGAGACGAATAGTGCTGAATTGACACTTTCCATCTGAGCAAACATTAATTTAATTGATCATCCGCAACGCTGTTTAACACCAAGGGCTCTGCCCTTGTCATCCCGCTCTTGCCGCCGAGGGCTCGGGAGCGCGGGAGGGAAAAGCGCTCCCGCACTCACGAGCGAAGGCTGTTTCGGTTCGTGCAGGGTCAAGGGTGCGCTCCGCCCGTGCTTCCGTTCGCCGGATCGGTGAAGCGTGATCCGACGAGCCGGGAGCGCGGCCCTGGACCTCTTCGGCCACGCGCTCAGCCTGATAACGCTCAGCGACATACCGACGCAGTTCGACGAGGGACCGGTGTTTCGTTGGCTCGCTACCATCCAACGGAATGAACAGAGGAACATCGCGGCGATAGGTGACGTGCCCGTACAGCTCCCCGCCAACGGTCAGCTCTCGGCCAATCTCATGCCAATTAGGCGACGCGATACGAACCTGCATCCGCTTACGCCCTACCCCACCAGCTCGAACGGTGCGTGAATCGGCACGTAGGGCGTTGGCTTGCCCGAGTCGTAGATAACGCTCCACCACTTCGCGGGGCGGGCGGGTGGCGTGTGCTTCTCGCAGATAAAGGCCGGTTCCACTGTCCACTCCGAGCGCAGAGGCTTCCAGATTCCACCGACGCAGCCCATTTGCAACGTGCGAATCGGCCGCGCAGACGCGGGGCGGCATAGGGCGCAGGGTGTGGACCGGGAGAGATCGGGTTTCACCATTTCGCGTCTGGACCAGCAGACAGAGCAGTCGCAGTCCTGGGCGTGCGGAAGGCGTTGATAGCTGGCCGGCTTCTGCATAGGTCATCCCCTCCCCTGGCTTTCCGTAGGCGGTGCGGATCATGCGGTCCACTCCTGTTCCAGCAGCCAGCTACGCAGCAGCGCACTGTTAATCATGCGGCGCTTACCGAGCTTTACGGTGGGGAGTACGCCCCGGTAGACCCAGGCGCGGGCCATGGAGCATGTCAGGCCGTTGCGTTCCGCCCAGGCTTCGACGGTTTCCACGTCCTGCTGTGGGGCGATCAGCTTTGAAGGTTCTAGCTCTTCCAGTTCCATGCTCGTTCCGTCACTATTCGTGTCAGTAACACCGAAGGGGCAAATCCGCGGTGTAATTATTGAACCCTGAGCAAAGTCTATCAGTTCAGATTCAGAGTTCAACTATTGAACCCTCCATTGCATAGACGATTATGGAATCAATACAGGATAGAGCTATAGCTTTGATCTATAAGGCTGGGCTCGACGAGTTAGTAAGGCAATCTGATATCACCTGGAGCCGGTGGAAGAATCTCCGCCACCGCAAGGCTCGCATCAGCACGGAAGAGGTTGAGGTGCTGGTGAAGCTGTTCCCTAGCTACGCGTTATGGATCGCCAGTGGTCAAATTGCCCCGGAATCGGGTCAAACTAGCCCTCAGTACGATGAAGCTAATTCAAACTTGTCCAATCAAAACGCGGGATAGCGATTACAGCGAAAGTAGCTAGGCGATGGTATGCCCCAGCGAAATGAATTGGCCAGACAATGGCATTGCGAACTAACAGGGATGTATCAGTGAATCAAAAATTATCCCAACTTCTGAGATCCAACACCTTCCTTATCAGTTGCCTCCCCGTTATTTCGGTGGCGCTATCATTCATATTCGAAGCGGGATTCATTTCATACTACGGAGTCCCTTACAGCATAATATATATCGATATAAACAAAATATTTATTGCATTATCGCTAATTTTAATTAGCGCATTTTCACTTTGGCAATTCTTTACCACATTAAAAAAACTGTCCGACCGAGGCGGAAAACTAACATCATCTATCTGCATTGCGCTGATCCCCTCCACCTTCCTCTCAATACTTTTCTTGTTTGCAGGAATCTACACAGCCTTATGGTTATGTCTTGCGCTGTTTTTATTAACAGCAGGGTATAGCTATTGGCTCCTTTACAAGCCAGAACGGCTACATGATCACCTCAATACTGAACAAGACAGCTCCACATCGAAAATAGCAAAAGAATTTTTGTTCTATTCTATGTTAATAACCCTATCCGTATACACGATAGGCCACAGGCAAGCAGCTGACAAAAGCTCTTATTTTCTTTTGGGAAAAGAAGAAGCCCTCATCGAGATCTATGGTGACAAAGCCGTATCGATTGGCTTCAACTCAGAGACGGGCGTCCTCAACGGCAAAGTAAGAATCTTTCAAATTGACAGTTCAGGATTTACCGGCGAAACCAAGAGAATAGGGAAGCTCACGAAATAATTTAGCAAATGAAGAAAGTGAAAAAAGGGGACAGACTTATTTAACTACCCCGATCACTGAGCAGGGAGGCGTGATGAGATCAGACTGGGATGATGCACCCGATTACCTACGCAACAGAAAGAAGCCTAGCCCCTGGCGGTTCCTGGCGATCCTAGGTATCGGTTCCGCGCTGCTGTCAGCACTGGCATTTACGTTCGGCAAGCCGGTCGTGCTGGACGTAAACCAGATCAAACAAGGCATCCATGTCGGCGGTAAGCCTTGGTTTAACCAAGAGCCTGAGCAGCCCATGCAGCAGGTTAGCCAGCCTTCCATTGCAAGCTACGAAGCCCCAGCAGCAGAGCAAACACCAGCTCCCCAGCAGCGACCGCTGACCCAGGAAGAAATTGACTGGTTCGAAGAAGGCACCGCCCGAGCGCTACAGCAGCGCCAAACATCGTTCAACGATAGCAACTACACGCCCAAGCAGCCGGCCAGCACCTACACCCCGCCCGCAGTCCATCGCATTGCTGCAGCAACGCCCACCACTAGCGCACCCAAGTCGCGGTCGGTAAGCCGAGAACGTACGTCGAAATGGATCAAGGGCTGGAATGGCGGCATCGACTATTTAGCGGAGTGGGTTGCCGTCAATAACTACATCGACGGAACCAGCGTATGCGCCAACCACCGCAGAGGCTCAATCGACTACCGCGAATGCCGCAAAGCCGCCAAACAGCACTTCCATGAGCAATGCCGTGCATGGCGGGCACGCTTCGACAGCGACCGCAAAGATCATAGCGACCGAATGAAGACGCGCTATTGCGGAGCGGCTAGTAGCTTTAATCCGATGGGCTAAACAACGAATGTCGGCTAAGGGAGAGCCTATACTTGATGAAACGTTGCAAACTGATGATAGAGCTCATCAAAAGTTACTATTGTGACGTGCGGGGCGATAACTTGCCGTTGAATTTCGAAGGCTTTGATCTTGTTTTGATCGCCGCCTAAACTTTTAAGGCTTCCCGCAATTATGAAACACCTTGGGGCAAAAACCTCAAAAACCGTGTCACTGCATGCTCTTTTCTGGTAGAAATTCTGCAGTATCTCATTTCGCTGAATCATTACCTGGCTAACGGTCCCTGACAACTCTTGGGAGAGCGGATGAGTGCCGCGATATTCGGCACCTACCAATTTAGTACTAGGTGTCTTTATTTCCACCAAACTGAGGTTTCTATTCTCCCTATCCACCATCGCAAAATCCGATCTTTTGCTACCCTTTCCTTCGACGTTCGTGCTCCCCACGTGAAATTCGCGCTGAAGAAAAACAGCGTACCCACCAATAAGTCGTTCCAATATTCCTTTACGAGCAGATAATTCTGTCTGCCAGAATTCCTCGTCTGTTGCTTTTGATTCCGAATTACTATGCCATACAGCAATTGCCGACTTGATATCTTCAGAGTAGATGCCTCTTCTAAGCAGCGGAACAACATCCCGCTCTAGAAGCAGCGAATTTACTTCAGCGAATGCGCTCAAGCACTTTGCAGCAAACTCTCCAGCCTCGTCATCAGGCTCATAATCACGAACATATTCTATCAAGTCCGCTACGCACTTCTTAGCGGAAAAAATTCTTTGTATAACCCTTGCAAATTCCGGATTACGAATTTCCTCTTGCTGAATCTTAGAAATATCAGAGGTATCGCCCAGCACTTCTAAAATATAAGCTCGCGACTCTTCATTAATCGATTCCAAAAGCTGCTCAAGCTCTTCCACACCTATATCTTCGGGATCAAAATGATTTGAAAGCTTTAGAGCAAGCGCATCGCTTATCTCGGCAGCATCTCCTGTCTTTGCCCCCCGCAGATCTTTAGACAGATTAATTGTCCGCATCACTTTTTCGAAAGCGCCTTCATCCATATGCATGCAATCCTATTGAGAGAACAAGAAATGTTACTTGCAACCCGAAGTGCGGACAGATCTATTTAACGCCACTACTCGGGGAGCGCCCCACATCATTCTGTAGCCAAGATGGAATATCGCTCATCCCGTTCAGCACGCGCCAAACTTCAATATGGTTCGGACGCTCCACATAGAACACTACGAAGGGAAACCGCTTGAGCGGCCAGGACCGCAGCCCTGGAAGGTCCAGTTCATGTGCATAACGACTGGAGCCTGATTCAGGGTGGCGACTGAGCTGTTTATAGGCATGCTCCAAAGCATCGATCAGGCCCAGCGCAGCCTTATCGGCCTCTTGCTCCAGGTAGTAGGCAATTGCTCGATCAACGTCGTCGCGCGCCAGCGCTCTTGGGATGACTGGCTTTTGCTTCATCCGCGAGAGTTCCGAACCCGATCACGCAGAGACTCGAAGTAATCGGCATCAACGGGAACAGTCGGCGCCGAGGCGGCACCTGCTAACAGCAAACCTCGAAGATGCTGGCGGTCTTGGTCCTTGCGGATCAGTTCGCGGACGTACTCACTACTGGTGCCGTAGCCACGCTGATTGACTTGCTCGTCCACAAAGCTCTTCAGCGTCTCAGGAAGGGAGATGTTCATGGTGCTCATGCAGACAGCCCCGTTTGGCAAAAATTGGCAAGTGCACTTTAGCGCGTTGCTAAACGCGGTGTCGATAAAGTGTCGAAATCACTGTGCCGAATAGCGACGAAACGAGCAGACGGTTCAGTCCGAAAACAGCACAACGACACACTTTGCGACGGAACGACACACTAAGCAAAAGGGTTCGATTCCCTCCGCCCGCTCCAGATTCTACGGGGCCTCTAGTGAGGCCCCTTTTTATTTGGTGAAGGTAATGGCGACAGTTACGGCCTTTCCAAGCCGCTGAAACTGTCACGAGCACAGCCTTTTACCGGTCCACCCTCTACCGCACCGCCATCGACTCAGCCCACCGAGTCGTATAGCGCAGGCTCATCAGCTCACGCTTCATCGCTCATTCCAGTGGCGGGAATGCGTTCGTGCCGAACCGTTCGACTGCTCTCGCGCACTACCTCTATTAGGCAATCCGCGCCTAAACCACGGTGC
This region includes:
- a CDS encoding phage integrase; its protein translation is MAIQQLSDGRWRVDVEPVKGKRFRKTLKTKAEAMRFEATCRAKCSESNDWAPRPKDKRRLSELVELWFDLHGVSLSDGVRRVAILRACAKAMGDPIARMVDGAKIAATRARWMSAGVTGKTANNRLGYLKAVYNELHKLDVIDYPCPFTRIRPVRLQERPLAYLTKPQISELLDALQARTTSPHPAMVARICLATGARWGEAQALRPERIRGNALVFANTKSKRVRMVPVTPELVGAIKKHWQTYGLFTNCIGVFRLVLLSTSIKPPRGQASHILRHTFAAHFIMGGGHIVTLKEILGHASLNMTMRYAHLAPEHLHDAIRLGPLAGITLPLASQ
- a CDS encoding zonular occludens toxin domain-containing protein, which encodes MLVIRTGKPGHGKTLNTIREVDQKAHAEGRVVYFHNINGLKPDQLQAQWFEFEDPEKWFELPNDSIIVVDEAQGWFGSRDPRARPPEHITRFETMRHQGHEVHLVTQDPRYLDVHLRRLCNTHIHYWRVFKSAQLLRFESEVVVEKVELKTSFKDADKKSLRLDKRYFGAYTSSNAKHHFQAKVPTKFILAICVLIGAGILVYRAYERYNTEKAQAATASSAPAGSMVDQVRDTVGAFIRPSAGTEQAAPITVEQYLGKRVPRVQDLPASAPVYDALTGPQTFPKPVCIATTDRDLIARNYKRMQVGDSDEGLTGCRCNTQQGTRLDVSFGFCMSVVQNGYFDDTKPDPQPPQAPMQASNPPPAFERAVASGLQSAPKGSSVVVVPY
- a CDS encoding DUF2523 domain-containing protein; amino-acid sequence: MQFLFIVQMLVIILGPLVKMVLKMIGFGFVSYVGFNLIIGQAQSYLFGLMGDVGPVIQGVLGLAKFDVVVNLYFAAISTRFMLAGIDKATDRRRNQVWRKPGGTSIDA
- a CDS encoding virulence factor TspB C-terminal domain-related protein, translating into MRSIWICVLFITALVPGLAGAEEFFWRVNYSGGVPKPTPLESCKVVNANVSYVSKIDDARYDCHQYNGPVLFQTLRYAINCTTAQQWDWDLGRCVDAPAPNQCETTNGQTVSHEHLMKASVGQPTIDPPGSVCGNGCQYAFTYTPASNVYVYSSGNPPGVFGVYSYSGNGIQCSESTLQSPGNPTAGDTQNPDDTPPPDTDNKCPAGYTYNGTFCSPNTPPDPNPPTDPSDPADPNDPDDGSGGGGSGGGSSGGGSDGGGSGDGGGDGDGSGDGDGSGDGGGGSGGSGSGNGGGEGEGEDEDSKSSVGGEPCDAALSCEGDAVQCAILRQQKALRCHAEEQADFQKHESAIESAVQGDKFKLEEGAEIELPSFINQGTRFLPSSCPAAETFTLRTAGGRSFELSYEPLCRAASDLSGLFVAVATVLAALYVGRAVGGQ
- a CDS encoding major capsid protein, which gives rise to MQLNKHFIKKIGLGAAVALSAVAGSVYAAVPAEATAALDTAGTDVGTIGWAVFAVIIAAMAFKYMRRAL
- the pflM gene encoding lysogeny maintenance protein PflM, giving the protein MQKPASYQRLPHAQDCDCSVCWSRREMVKPDLSRSTPCALCRPASARPIRTLQMGCVGGIWKPLRSEWTVEPAFICEKHTPPARPAKWWSVIYDSGKPTPYVPIHAPFELVG
- a CDS encoding Shedu anti-phage system protein SduA domain-containing protein: MHMDEGAFEKVMRTINLSKDLRGAKTGDAAEISDALALKLSNHFDPEDIGVEELEQLLESINEESRAYILEVLGDTSDISKIQQEEIRNPEFARVIQRIFSAKKCVADLIEYVRDYEPDDEAGEFAAKCLSAFAEVNSLLLERDVVPLLRRGIYSEDIKSAIAVWHSNSESKATDEEFWQTELSARKGILERLIGGYAVFLQREFHVGSTNVEGKGSKRSDFAMVDRENRNLSLVEIKTPSTKLVGAEYRGTHPLSQELSGTVSQVMIQRNEILQNFYQKRACSDTVFEVFAPRCFIIAGSLKSLGGDQNKIKAFEIQRQVIAPHVTIVTFDELYHQFATFHQV
- a CDS encoding type II toxin-antitoxin system RelE/ParE family toxin, with translation MKQKPVIPRALARDDVDRAIAYYLEQEADKAALGLIDALEHAYKQLSRHPESGSSRYAHELDLPGLRSWPLKRFPFVVFYVERPNHIEVWRVLNGMSDIPSWLQNDVGRSPSSGVK
- a CDS encoding type II toxin-antitoxin system ParD family antitoxin; this encodes MSTMNISLPETLKSFVDEQVNQRGYGTSSEYVRELIRKDQDRQHLRGLLLAGAASAPTVPVDADYFESLRDRVRNSRG